One region of Cottoperca gobio chromosome 19, fCotGob3.1, whole genome shotgun sequence genomic DNA includes:
- the LOC115024917 gene encoding uncharacterized protein DDB_G0271670-like, with protein sequence MSVDSKNSCVLLSSRDSRTSCVFQNEDEKDDIPGVGEESVLEMLSYSKFSNLETWLCMPSSLLLPRALDSTRTSSSSSTSSHASNHSSNSQPISSSSSSPASVSRRSTCSDPGETAAPLRSSERDPPSLSPALGKEMPFLTTSPLPILSSTPAGGHCTPHSGVSIRKRRRLAASPGGLHWTSAGSVQRDFWSPDLSPVNTTAGGGARSLPLAEGGGAAWAGDRAALRKAVSVDDRLLQPHLRLLSRLERGRKKLRNKQLCSSLSSVEVQRAFDAHATQLVTHPVGEPTRCQSRRRALPASLICRLLARHMNAGFAVLINPRRSQQARHILMKERSSSDITERVLSRQHAARLDIHRNTIRLREEARRRDEGWIQRQVSGDEQLHASDLLMKFATIKLYL encoded by the exons ATGTCCGTGGACTCTAAAAACTCCTGTGTTTTGCTGTCATCGCGAGACTCCAGGACTTCCTGCGTCTTCCAAAACGAAGACGAGAAAGATGACATCCCAGgagtgggagaggagag CGTCCTGGAGATGCTGAGCTACTCCAAGTTCTCCAACCTGGAGACATGGCTGTGTATGCCGTCCTCGCTGCTGCTGCCCAGGGCCCTGGACTCCACCCGcacctcctcctcgtcctccacctcctcacaTGCATCCAACCACTCCTCCAActcacagcccatctcctcctcctcctcgtccccGGCCTCCGTCTCCCGTCGCTCCACCTGCAGCGATCCAGGAGAGACCGCCGCACCGCTCAG gtctTCAGAGAGGgaccccccctccctcagccCTGCGCTGGGGAAGGAGATGCCATTCCTGACCACGTCTCCCCtccccatcctctcctccacccCGGCTGGTGGACACTGCACCCCCCACAGCGGGGTCAGCATCAGGAAGCGGCGACGGCTCGCTGCCAGTCCTGGAGGCCTGCACTGGACCTCTGCAG GTTCGGTGCAGCGAGACTTCTGGTCACCTGATCTGTCGCCCGTGAACACGACAGCAGGCGGGGGTGCGAGGAGCCTCCCCCTCGCTGAGGGAGGCGGGGCGGCGTGGGCCGGCGACCGGGCGGCGCTGAGGAAGGCGGTTTCGGTCGATGACCGTCTGCTGCAGCCTCACCTGAGACTGCTGAGCCGCCTGGAGAGAGGCAGGAAGAAGCTGCGCAACAAACAG ctCTGCTCCAGTCTGTCTTCAGTTGAAGTCCAGCGAGCGTTCGATGCCCACGCCACTCAGCTTGTCACTCACCCGGTGGGCGAGCCTACGAGGTGCCAGAGCCGGCGGCGGGCGCTGCCAGCCTCCCTCATCTGCAGGCTCCTCGCCCGGCACATGAATGCCGGCTTTGCTGTACTAATTAACCCGCGGAGAAGCCAACAAGCCCGGCACA TATTAATGAAGGAGAGGTCGTCCTCTGACATTACAGAGCGCGTCCTCTCACGCCAACACGCCGCACGTCTTGACATTCACAGAAATACCATCAGGCTGAGAGAGGAGGCGAGGCGGCGGGATGAAGGTTGGATCCAGCGCCAGGTCAGCGGAGACGAGCAGCTCCACGCCTCTGATCTCCTGATGAAATTCGCTAccattaaactttatttataa
- the LOC115024796 gene encoding TATA-box-binding protein-like: MPDELLTQHEDDTGTTTTTTTTTTITGGSPTTPPEFLPVIQNVVSTVKLGCPLDLHLIARKAWNVEYRPKAVVMRIREPQATALIYNSGKIVFIGAKSEQKARLAARKCARKVQKLGFPARFLNFRICNVVASCNSFPVRLEQLALHHLCSYEPELFPGLYFHGVPGITITIFATGKMSVTGAKSEAEIHAALQTFSPILRRFRKT; encoded by the exons ATGCCTGATGAGCTCCTGACGCAGCACGAGGACGACAcagggacaacaacaacaacgacaacaacgACAACAATAACAGGCGGCTCGCCCACGACCCCCCCAGAGTTCCTCCCCGTGATACA gaaCGTCGTCTCTACAGTGAAGCTCGGTTGCCCTCTGGATCTGCACTTAATCGCTCGCAAAGCGTGGAATGTAGAGTACAGACCAAAG GCGGTCGTCATGAGGATCCGTGAGCCGCAGGCCACAGCGTTGATCTACAATAGTGGAAAAATCGTCTTCATAGGAGCCAAGAG tGAGCAGAAGGCGCGGCTGGCGGCCAGGAAGTGTGCCCGCAAAGTGCAGAAATTGGGCTTCCCCGCGCGCTTCCTGAACTTCAGGATCTGTAACGTGGTGGCCAGTTGTAATAGCTTCCCAGTGAGACTGGAGCAACTGGCTCTCCACCATCTCTGCAG TTATGAACCGGAGCTGTTTCCGGGCCTTTACTTCCACGGTGTCCCTGGTATCACTATCACCATCTTTGCGACTGGGAAGATGTCTGTGACCG GAGCTAAAAGTGAAGCTGAGATCCACGCAGCGCTGCAGACCTTCAGTCCGATCCTGAGACGCTTCAGAAAGACGTGA